The genomic window TTAATAAATCCCCTCTCATTAATCCCCTTCTAACAATTTGAGACAAATTGAAACCATTTTGTTTGACAAAATATAAGCTATctgtatttaaattatttgtaaaaactTTTAATTCTTGGTAATTCTTTTCATGTGCAAAATTTTCTAACTGTGTTAATAACCTGCTTCCTATTCTCATCCTTCTACTATCTTTTTTAACAACCATACGAACTAGCTGTGCAATAGAATTATCCCCTTTAAATGGTACAATTCCAACACAGccaactatttttttatttataaaacgaAAATTCGAATCTTCATCATCATTTGTCCTCatactaaatatatttcttttaatttgatTAAACCTGAACGGTACATTTTGCCTATTATCAATTAACTCCTTATTTGCTATATCGCCTATATTACACAGtactttctctttttctgtATTAGCTCTGTTATCttgttctttttcattaactGAATTTacgttattattaaaaatattcggATGCTTTGGGTCATTTACACTATAATTGTTagtactattattattactattacaattactattattattattattattattattattattattattattattattattattattattattattattattattattactattactattattactattattattattattattactgttactatcactattactattattactattattattaatattttgtttattactaatatcattactaatatttttttcaattccactgtcattattatcatcattatcgTCATTCCCATTAATCTTATccttgtttttatttttttctgttttatcATCTATGCTGTTGCTAACAGCACTTTTACTACAATGACTATTCTCTTCTTTATTATTCGAGTTTTTACAACTACCAATAATCTCATTATTGGCAATGTTAGAATTATCACTCCTGCTAACCGTTCGTGTAGAATCAGTACCACCTGTTCCCCCTTCTATGGTCATATTACTTTTTGCATAATTATCtgttatatcatttttatgatttttatttttctcatcatcatttaaaatattattattaccactatatgatgaattattattaactttGTAATATACATCATTGTAACTGTTAGAAATATACAACTTATTacaattcatattatttgatatattattttttataatatttttttcattatttcgaTTATCATCTGTAACActcttttttctatttatttcaCTATGCTTAATTTCTGTTGTTTCgcaattattcttattaagttcatatttatttttaatacattcAACATTATcagtattattaatattttcagtACTATCCATATTATCACTATTATCAGTATTATAAGTATAATCAATATTATCAGTATTATCAATATTTCTGCTTGATGTACTATTAATTGACGTATTATTTACGTCATTGTAACCTTCACCGCATTCTGATGCAGCACTTTTATTACATGATACAtctttt from Plasmodium malariae genome assembly, chromosome: 13 includes these protein-coding regions:
- the PmUG01_13023300 gene encoding N-acetyltransferase, putative is translated as MNLFKQTGKTTNSITHILINKQKAKFPEPVISIRQLEEKDINEVRQLLYDHFNSLTLPAVIYWSIQHIYDLLVIIVINYIFFLDLKKIFYFLIIFLIYLYIRAKLEFLNHIRKDCPDLENLYKSYINVEGCNFWVAEIFDNNFSSASRTTCSDIHEREKIILEQEEQERLLSYDKGSSDIKNIDEENKCLKDVSCNKSAASECGEGYNDVNNTSINSTSSRNIDNTDNIDYTYNTDNSDNMDSTENINNTDNVECIKNKYELNKNNCETTEIKHSEINRKKSVTDDNRNNEKNIIKNNISNNMNCNKLYISNSYNDVYYKVNNNSSYSGNNNILNDDEKNKNHKNDITDNYAKSNMTIEGGTGGTDSTRTVSRSDNSNIANNEIIGSCKNSNNKEENSHCSKSAVSNSIDDKTEKNKNKDKINGNDDNDDNNDSGIEKNISNDISNKQNINNNSNNSNSDSNSNNNNNNSNNSNSNNNNNNNNNNNNNNNNNNNNNNNNNSNCNSNNNSTNNYSVNDPKHPNIFNNNVNSVNEKEQDNRANTEKEKVLCNIGDIANKELIDNRQNVPFRFNQIKRNIFSMRTNDDEDSNFRFINKKIVGCVGIVPFKGDNSIAQLVRMVVKKDSRRMRIGSRLLTQLENFAHEKNYQELKVFTNNLNTDSLYFVKQNGFNLSQIVRRGLMRGDLLIWSKILNKDDFYKFNSSGNNKFEKAMNLGEY